The Cynocephalus volans isolate mCynVol1 chromosome 2, mCynVol1.pri, whole genome shotgun sequence genome window below encodes:
- the POU5F2 gene encoding LOW QUALITY PROTEIN: POU domain, class 5, transcription factor 2 (The sequence of the model RefSeq protein was modified relative to this genomic sequence to represent the inferred CDS: inserted 4 bases in 3 codons; deleted 2 bases in 2 codons), with protein sequence MAGHRPLNFYPLAGSGGGGPRGPVPIRADTQTWLSAQAATSRSFRGPGXGVYSGPEVWGSPRVPSHTNSGAGCGPCRPWLGAGEAGGWLRSPSEGASLGSYIVLRCIPKSAPPEDVSAIEKEXLARELRQKRMTLGHSQADVGFAVGARFGKVLSQMTKCRFEAQQLSLANMWKLHPLLKGWLEEVDAESLLSIGKMETVLQQAQKRRRARRERRIGNSXLQRPRPTPQQTSRISGRLRLQRELAQTWFYNRSRMGCWPSNDASPREEVGATGPPSLGVPVCFPLAPGLHFDFARYGGPYFTLLCSSARLSTGGAFLSAPVTTLSLGRQLEEPALPGKDREGRREGKLGNVPGVPFRDPLSKEKVKNT encoded by the exons ATGGCTGGACACAGGCCCCTAAATTTCTACCCCCTTGCAGGCAGTGGTGGAGGCGGCCCCAGAGGGCCGGTGCCCATTCGGGCTGACACTCAGACCTGGTTGAGCGCTCAGGCGGCCACTAGCAGGTCCTTTCGGGGGCCGGG CGGGGTCTACTCAGGCCCTGAAGTGTGGGGTTCCCCCCGGGTCCCCAGCCATACGAATTCCGGGGCGGGGTGTGGGCCCTGCAGGCCCTGGCTCGGAGCTGGCGAGGCA GGGGGCTGGCTCCGGAGCCCGTCCGAGGGCGCCTCCCTCGGGTCCTACATCGTCCTGCGGTGCATCCCGAAGTCAGCGCCGCCGGAGGACGTCTCGGCCATAGAGAAAG AGCTGGCCAGGGAGCTGAGGCAGAAGAGGATGACCCTGGGGCACTCGCAGGCCGATGTGGGGTTCGCCGTGGGGGCTCGGTTTGGGAAGGTGCTCAGCCAGATGACCAAATGCCGCTTCGAAGCCCAGCAGCTCAGCCTCGCCAACATGTGGAAGCTGCATCCGCTGCTGAAAGGGTGGCTGGAGGAGGTGGATGCGGAGAGCCTTCTGAGCATAGGCAAAATGGAGACGGTCCTGCAGCAGGCTCAGAAGCGGAGACGGGCAAGGAGGGAGAGGCGAATCGGCAATT CCCTGCAGCGCCCGAGACCCACACCCCAGCAAACTAGCCGCATCTCTGGGCGCCTCCGGCTGCAGAGG GAATTGGCCCAGACTTGGTTCTATAACCGGAGCAGGATGGGCTGTTGGCCAAGCAATGATGCCTCCCCACGGGAGGAGGTGGGCGCAACCGGGCCTCCTTCCCTGGGGGTACCAGTGTGCTTTCCCCTGGCACCAGGGCTCCACTTTGATTTTGCCCGTTATGGGGGACCCTACTTTACACTCCTGTGCTCTTCTGCCCGTTTGTCTACTGGGGGAGCCTTTCTCTCTGCCCCAGTCACCACTCTGAGCCTGGGGAGGCAGTTAGAGGAACCTGCCCTTCCAGGGAAAgacagagaggggagaagggagggaaagctGGGAAATGTCCCTGGGGTTCCTTTCAGGGATCCACTGTCTAAAGAAAAAGTTAAGAATACGTAG